The segment aattaaagaaaacgATCTAAGACTTGTGAAAAAATCATCGAAAGTGGACGCGTAAATGGATGTCTTCTTTAACagatacacacacacatgcacatgacACGTGGACGAATTTGCGTGTGTATACAACTGCGCAGATATAATTACGCACATATAATGACGCACATATAATTACGCACATATAATGACGCGCATATAATGACGCGCATATAATGACGCACATATAATGACGCACATATAATGACGCACATATAATGACGCACATATAATGACGCACATATAATGACGCACATATAATTATGCACATGTAATCACGTACACATAGTTATGCGCATATAATTATGCACACTTGCATATTAGCACTAATTGGCCTACCCCCCGCGGCACGCCGAAAGGGCGGCGGTCGGGCGAAGGCGGAGAATTAATAGGGGTACAGGGAGGGGACGAACGAAAAGCATCAGGCGTAAAAACATTAAATGCAAATGGGACTGTCAAGGAGTGGTCAGAATACGAAGCATAAAGCACTTCTTATCATTTTGCCAGAAGGAAAGAAaccaaaaggaaagaaaccCAAAGGAACTGTTTTTAAAAGCCTTAATCAGTGAAATCAGGAAATTTTCTTGTAATCcctcataataaaaatgaatagatttttttccttcacagTTCCAAATTTTATGGGGATACAGTTGCCGCTGTCGTCTAAGTGCAAAGCTAAGCAGCAGTTGTCGTTGATCAAATTTGCTTGAGTTTCCACGCGCTTCAGCTGCTCTTCTCCATACAACAAAGATCGAATGTCACTGAAGTTGATCATCCTCACCTGGGAATGGGGGTACAACAACGGGGGTAGTGTAACAGTGGTGGAGTAACGGTGGCAAAGTGACGGTCGCTATCATCGAGACCTCTCCCCAGCATGTTCATTTTCGCCTGAACGCACCGCTGCTTCCACGAACGGTGCCATGttatgcatacacacatatgtatcCATACGTACACACGCACACGCTGCATATTTTCACATGCACACTCTCGTCATTGTCGTCATATGACAAAAGCGAAAAGCAAATGAGCTGAATTAGTTACTTTCTGATGACAAGATATGCACAGGGTCTTTTCGTTGAAATTGGCTTGCAAGTTACACGGTAATTTTGTGCCATCctgcggagaaaaaaaaaaaaaaaggctcgTAAGTAGGTACGTAAGCGTGATACCTATTGGAATGCCCCTCATGGGTGGGGCCACGTCGCTTGGAAAGGTTCCCCTCGTGGAATATACCACATTGTGTTtacattttcgaaaaaaaaaaaggatgcacaGGAAAGTTAGAAAAATGGACAAGAGCACAAACAGATAAAGAGTTAACAGGCCCCCATCTTTTGTGACGACTTAAAGTGCAGGACAAAATTTCCTTACCTGTAGCAAGACAACTATTTGGATGTTGTTCTTTAATCGCTTTTTAAACTCGTTTATCTCACTGTTGGAAAAGGCTAAACATAGGGGGGAAAAGGGCATGGAGCGTGTGATGCACGCACAAGTAAGAAAGGACGGGGaaaatacacatgtgtacatgtatgcatacacacatggTGGAAACATGCGTACTCGCTGCGCACACATTCGAGTGCTCCAAACTGCTCATGTAACATTCTATGGAGGCGAGTGATTTTTCCCGGAAGGGGATTTATTTCTACGTATGATTACTTTCCAATATTTCGTCATCATTcaagtattttttattttcatctaGGGAACAACAGGATACaatatttcccatttttctgtttgggTGTTTCTTTCGAAATGTATAATTCGTGTAGAAACAACGGTTTGGGTTTTGCTTTGAATTATACGCAAATGGTGGCGAATGGGTGTATGCATAGAGGTATATTTATGCTTATATGCCtttgcatatgtattttttttttttNNNNNNNNNNNNNNNNNNNNNNNNNNNNNNNNNNNNNNNNNNNNNNNNNNNNNNNNNNNNNNNNNNNNNNNNNNNNNNNNNNNNNNNNNNNNNNNNNNNNNNNNNNNNNNNNNNNNNNNNNNNNNNNNNNNNNNNNNNNNNNNNNNNNNNNNNNNNNNNNNNNNNNNNNNNNNNNNNNNNNNNNNNNNNNNNNNNNNNNNNNNNNNNNNNNNNNNNNNNNNNNNNNNNNNNNNNNNNNNNNNNNNNNNNNNNNNNNNNNNNNNNNNNNNNNNNNNNNNNNNNNNNNNNNNNNNNNNNNNNNNNNNNNNNNNNNNNNNNNNNNNNNNNNNNNNNNNNNNNNNNNNNNNNNNNNNNNNNNNNNNNNNNNNNNNNNNNNNNNNNNNNNNNNNNNNNNNNNNNNNNNNNNNNNNNNNNNNNNNNNNNNNNNNNNNNNNNNNNNNNNNNNNNNNNNNNNNNNNNNNNNNNNNNNNNNNNNNNNNNNNNNNNNNNNNNNNNNNNNNNNNNNNNNNNNNNNNNNNNNNNNNNNNNNNNNNNNNNNNNNNNNNNNNNNNNNNNNNNNNNNNNNNNNNNNNNNNNNNNNaaaaaaaaaatgtgcaattgTTTTTTAGTACTTTCTggctatttctttttttttttttttcacatttttttcctttattttggAAGTAATAAAATCCGTGCAAGCATTCAGGAGCTGGGAGGGAAATTCTACTCGCAATTTAGTCTTATGTGAAATAAGCACACGTGCATGGGAAAGGAGAAGTGGCAGTCTTTTCtttggatttatttttttattttttttttccgcgttttccttaaaattgtgtgtaatttttattcagcGCTTGTCTGGTGGGACACACAGTATGGTAAAGTGCCACACACTTGATTTTCTACTTCCCGAAAGACAGAAATTTGGAGTGCTTTTCACGGGGATGCGATCGATCGTGACTGTCCAATTGTATGattg is part of the Plasmodium cynomolgi strain B DNA, chromosome 8, whole genome shotgun sequence genome and harbors:
- a CDS encoding hypothetical protein (putative) is translated as MGNIVSCCSLDENKKYLNDDEILETFSNSEINEFKKRLKNNIQIVVLLQDGTKLPCNLQANFNEKTLCISCHQKVRMINFSDIRSLLYGEEQLKRVETQANLINDNCCLALHLDDSGNCIPIKFGTVKEKNLFIFIMRDYKKIS